TTACTGTCCGGGATGCGGACACGGAATCGTTCACAAATATATAGCTGAAGCGATCGAAGATTTCAACATTGGCGAAAAAACAGTTTGGGTCAGCCCTGTGGGATGCAGTGTTTTCGGTTATTATTATTTCGACTGCGGTCACCAGCAGGCTGCCCACGGCAGAGCGCCGGCAGTGGCTACAGGAATAAAAAGATCCAAACCCGAATCTATTGTCATAAGCTATCAGGGAGACGGAGACCTCGCGGCTATAGGCGGAAACGAGATACTGCACGCCGCCAACAGAGGAGAAAGCATAACGGTCTTTTTTGTCAACAACAGCATCTATGGAATGACCGGCGGACAAATGGCTCCGACGACTCTCATCGGGCAAAAAACCACCACTTCACCTTACGGCAGAAATGCATTCAACGAAGGGCATCCTCTCAAGATGTCTGAAATCCTATCTCAACTTGAGAGTCCTGTGTATGTCGAACGAGTGAGTCTGCACGACACCGCCCATAGAAACAAAGCGAGGCAAGCGATAAGGAAAGCCCTGCAGATACAGATTGAAAACAAAGGTTTTTCATTTGTCGAAATACTATCCATGTGTCCATCCGGCTGGAAGGTTTCTCCTGTCGATGCCCTAAAATGGATAAAAGAAAACCAACTCCCTTATTTTCCCGTAGGCGTTTACAAAGATGTCTATTCTGAAAGAAAAACAAAAGAAATCACCAAGCGAGTTTGGGACAAGGAAAAAATTGTACAAGCTCTCGATCTCGACCGGAGGATTGAGTCTTACCCGAGGTCAAAACCGAAAAAGGAAATATTCGAAGAACCCAAAGTCAAAATAGCCGGTTTCGGAGGCCAGGGAATACTCATGCTTGGACTTCTTCTTGCAGAATCCGCAATGCTCACTGGAAAAGAAGCGACATGGATTCCTTCTTACGGACCCGAGATGAGAGGCGGAACAGCTAATTGTCACGTGGTCATAAAAAACGGTAAAATATCAAATCCGAGTGTCGACAAACCCGATATCTTGATTGCGATGAACCAACCTTCTCTTGAAAGGTTTGAGAAAGAAGTGTCAGACCAAGGGCTGATAATAATAGACACAACATTGGTCAAAAAAGGAGTCTCGAGAAAAGACGTACAAGTCTTCGCACAGCCTTTTGCAGACATAGCCGACAAAGAACTAAAAAACACAAAAGTCACAAATACGCTGATCCTCGGAGCTTTGATTGGTTTGACCGGGATGATTGACAAAAAGGCGATATTCGACGCTTTCAAAAAACACATCACGAGAGAAAACCTGATCGAAGTCAACAAAAAGGCAATAGACAAAGGAATAAGTTTGGTCAAATGACCTTTTGAGGACACATTCATTTCTGGAGGGACGTAATGGTCAGAACAATGGAAGAACTTGTAAAAAAGTCGCTTTCAACTGGGAAAAAGCGGTTGGCGGTAGCCTGCGCTGAAGATGAAAACATACTCAGAGCTGTCGCTGAATCCGTTGAAATTGGCCTTACTTCCCCCGTTCTTTTCGGAGACAAGAAGAAAATACTATATTTGCTCGAAGAATACGGTTTTGACCCCGATAATTTAGAAATAGTGAATGCTCTCGATCAAAACCAAGCCGCAAGGGATGCGGTCAGATCTGTCAGCTCCGGCGAAAACGATTTTCTGATGAAAGGTTTGCTCTCCACTTCGCTGTTTTTAAAAGCGGTCCTAGACAAAGAAATTGGATTGAGGTCGACCGGGCTCCTCTCTCATGCCGCCATTCTCTCTCTCCCTTCATACCACAAACTTCTGATCATCACAGACGGAGGAATGAATGAACACCCAGACCTGTCGACGAAAATTAAAATTTTAGAAAACTCACTTTTTCTGTGCGGCAAATTGGATATAGAATCTCCAAAAATTGCCGTTCTCGCCGGGGTGGAAACAATTTCAGAAAAACAACCTGAGACCCTCGACGCCGCTCAGATGAGCAAGATGAATTCTTCAGGACAGATAAAAAATTGCGTCGTCGACGGACCTCTGGCGATCGACGTAGCCGTTTCTGAAAAATCGGCGAATCATAAAGGCATTAAATCTCCAATCGCAGGTGACTCTGATGTCCTTCTCGTGCCTTCGATGGCGGCTGGCAACATGCTCGCAAAATCACTTATATACTTCGCAGGAGCCAAAGCAGCCGGTTCGATATTGGGAACCTCCAAGCCGGTCGTAATGCTTTCAAGATCCGACGAACCCGAGACAAAACTAAATTCAATCGCCCTGGGAGCTTTACTGTCGTGAAATCAGGCAAATTTATAATGCGTGTTGATTTTGGGACTGGGTTGACCGATAATCAAACCTTTTATAAAAACGGGTGAACTTCCAATGAAAAACGAAGCAGCGGAAAATATTTTGACATTCAAAAAAGGCGACCTGATATTCAGCGAAGGCGAAATCGGCAGCGAAATGTATTTGATAAAATCCGGCGAAGTAAGAATATACAAGCACACTGGAAGAGTTCAGCACACTCTCGCGATTTTAAAAGAAGGGAATTTTTTCGGTGAAATGGCTATACTCGACCAGTCCCCCAGATCGGCGGCGGCTGAAGCTTATACCGATGTCGAATTGATAATTTTCGACAAAGAAGCTTTCGTCTCGCATATAAGAAAGAATCCATTCATAGAATTTGTCGTAAACGAGCTTATTTCAAGATTGAGAACAACATCAAACCAGTTCAAACTCTTGGCGATACCGGACGATGAACTGCGATTCGCGACCGTTCTATTGAACAAAGCCCAGAGTTTTGCGGAAAAAAAGGATGAAAACAGCGTCGTTCAAATAGATATCGACGCCAAGACAATAGCCGCGGGGGTAGGAATAAAAGATACTTTGGCGAAAAAAATCATCGAAAACCTCAAGGAATCCGAAGTGATAAAACTCGAGGGTGAAAAGATGCTTGTCGACACCGAAAAGTTGAAGGAATTCATAAGATACATAAAACTCAAGACGAGATTTGAAAGC
This sequence is a window from candidate division WOR-3 bacterium. Protein-coding genes within it:
- a CDS encoding 2-oxoacid:acceptor oxidoreductase family protein, with the translated sequence MMQKVYRKPKGFYDDFFRNPSPDKKTTHYCPGCGHGIVHKYIAEAIEDFNIGEKTVWVSPVGCSVFGYYYFDCGHQQAAHGRAPAVATGIKRSKPESIVISYQGDGDLAAIGGNEILHAANRGESITVFFVNNSIYGMTGGQMAPTTLIGQKTTTSPYGRNAFNEGHPLKMSEILSQLESPVYVERVSLHDTAHRNKARQAIRKALQIQIENKGFSFVEILSMCPSGWKVSPVDALKWIKENQLPYFPVGVYKDVYSERKTKEITKRVWDKEKIVQALDLDRRIESYPRSKPKKEIFEEPKVKIAGFGGQGILMLGLLLAESAMLTGKEATWIPSYGPEMRGGTANCHVVIKNGKISNPSVDKPDILIAMNQPSLERFEKEVSDQGLIIIDTTLVKKGVSRKDVQVFAQPFADIADKELKNTKVTNTLILGALIGLTGMIDKKAIFDAFKKHITRENLIEVNKKAIDKGISLVK
- a CDS encoding bifunctional enoyl-CoA hydratase/phosphate acetyltransferase encodes the protein MVRTMEELVKKSLSTGKKRLAVACAEDENILRAVAESVEIGLTSPVLFGDKKKILYLLEEYGFDPDNLEIVNALDQNQAARDAVRSVSSGENDFLMKGLLSTSLFLKAVLDKEIGLRSTGLLSHAAILSLPSYHKLLIITDGGMNEHPDLSTKIKILENSLFLCGKLDIESPKIAVLAGVETISEKQPETLDAAQMSKMNSSGQIKNCVVDGPLAIDVAVSEKSANHKGIKSPIAGDSDVLLVPSMAAGNMLAKSLIYFAGAKAAGSILGTSKPVVMLSRSDEPETKLNSIALGALLS
- a CDS encoding Crp/Fnr family transcriptional regulator; this translates as MKNEAAENILTFKKGDLIFSEGEIGSEMYLIKSGEVRIYKHTGRVQHTLAILKEGNFFGEMAILDQSPRSAAAEAYTDVELIIFDKEAFVSHIRKNPFIEFVVNELISRLRTTSNQFKLLAIPDDELRFATVLLNKAQSFAEKKDENSVVQIDIDAKTIAAGVGIKDTLAKKIIENLKESEVIKLEGEKMLVDTEKLKEFIRYIKLKTRFESEN